One genomic segment of Laspinema palackyanum D2c includes these proteins:
- a CDS encoding MAPEG family protein yields MISPWPSLVTVAALIVYFVVTINVGRARAKYKIMPPAMSGNPDFERAVRVHENTLEQLIAFLPALWIFSVFVSPVWAAAIGGVWVLGRIIYAWGYYQAAEKRGIGFAISSLSYMILLIGSLVGIILNVTQSGILS; encoded by the coding sequence ATGATATCGCCTTGGCCCAGTTTAGTCACCGTTGCTGCTTTAATTGTTTACTTTGTGGTGACCATTAATGTCGGTCGTGCCCGAGCTAAATACAAAATTATGCCGCCAGCCATGTCAGGAAATCCAGATTTTGAAAGAGCGGTGCGGGTTCATGAAAATACCCTAGAACAACTGATTGCGTTCTTGCCTGCTTTATGGATTTTTTCGGTTTTTGTCAGTCCAGTTTGGGCGGCGGCGATCGGTGGAGTTTGGGTATTAGGAAGGATTATTTACGCCTGGGGATATTACCAAGCGGCTGAAAAACGAGGAATCGGCTTTGCTATTAGTTCCTTAAGCTACATGATTCTGCTCATCGGTTCCTTAGTCGGAATCATTTTAAACGTGACTCAATCTGGCATTCTCAGCTAA
- a CDS encoding glycerophosphodiester phosphodiesterase: MQLEIIAHRGYSSIAPENTLAAFLAAIEHQADSIELDVQLSADGVPVVIHDSTLTRTTGIRGKVRKKTLDQIKHREAGSWFDWRFKGEPIPTLEEALIALQNIKKFIYIEVKTHSYWTDTKIDEFIEMLIKHQFRNRCIIASFNASFIDRVRERSENFSFAYLVANRTAFRRQLTKAVQAGNTVMMSKYKLLIKNPALINLSREQGVDLVAWTVDKPKDLERLLELGVVRIATNCLVPEMLALKIE, translated from the coding sequence ATGCAGCTAGAAATTATCGCCCATCGCGGATACTCCAGTATCGCCCCAGAAAACACTCTGGCGGCATTTTTGGCGGCGATCGAACATCAGGCGGACTCCATCGAGTTAGATGTCCAGTTAAGTGCCGATGGAGTGCCAGTGGTGATTCATGATTCTACTTTAACCCGCACCACGGGAATTCGAGGCAAAGTCAGGAAGAAAACTTTAGACCAAATTAAGCATCGAGAAGCGGGTTCGTGGTTTGATTGGCGCTTTAAGGGAGAACCCATTCCCACCTTAGAAGAAGCTTTAATTGCTTTGCAAAATATCAAAAAGTTTATCTATATCGAAGTCAAAACTCATTCCTATTGGACTGATACAAAGATAGATGAGTTCATTGAGATGCTGATTAAACATCAGTTTAGAAATCGATGTATTATTGCTTCTTTTAATGCTTCTTTTATTGACCGAGTTCGGGAACGGAGTGAGAATTTTTCATTTGCTTATCTCGTTGCCAATCGGACTGCATTCCGCAGACAATTAACTAAAGCGGTCCAGGCGGGAAATACCGTCATGATGAGCAAGTATAAACTGTTAATCAAAAATCCCGCCTTAATTAACCTCAGTCGGGAACAAGGCGTTGATCTCGTCGCTTGGACTGTGGATAAGCCAAAAGACTTAGAAAGATTGCTGGAATTAGGAGTTGTGAGAATCGCGACCAACTGTTTAGTGCCAGAAATGTTAGCCCTAAAAATTGAATAG
- a CDS encoding AAA family ATPase has protein sequence MKIHRIEIENFRKFEHHSCQFDEQLTLIVGNQGSGKTSLIEAIAIAAGSLFLGFDEITPRNIRTQDMRRFPGQMTTNREAYPVRISTQGMIQEHRIDWQRILKKPKGRTTGGESLLKVSHELQAQVRQGSGVILPLVVYYGDNRQGWHQRSVRTVKANKPQTRTLGNCYWFNQKSPERRLLEWFKMMELISRQQHNPLQIFVAVQEAIASCLDLRTIQYDLNQDKLLLNGQCLFEMNLSQRHLAVLVADIAYRAVVLNPQLKKQAIRETPGIVLIDDICLHLDAPMVESLLKHLPNIFPCLQFMVTTPPFESEFTSLPSLSLVQLKS, from the coding sequence ATGAAAATTCATCGCATTGAAATTGAAAATTTCCGAAAGTTTGAGCATCATAGCTGTCAATTCGATGAGCAATTGACCCTAATTGTAGGAAACCAAGGCAGTGGCAAAACTAGCCTAATTGAGGCGATTGCCATTGCTGCTGGTTCCCTATTTTTAGGGTTTGATGAAATTACCCCTCGCAATATCCGGACCCAAGATATGCGCCGTTTCCCTGGGCAAATGACAACGAATCGGGAAGCGTATCCCGTGCGAATTTCCACTCAAGGAATGATTCAGGAACACCGCATTGACTGGCAGAGAATCCTTAAAAAACCCAAGGGCAGAACAACAGGGGGGGAATCGCTATTAAAGGTTTCTCATGAACTTCAAGCCCAAGTGCGTCAGGGTTCCGGGGTCATTTTGCCCCTGGTGGTCTACTATGGCGATAATCGCCAGGGATGGCATCAAAGATCCGTGAGAACCGTGAAAGCGAATAAACCCCAAACCCGAACCTTGGGTAACTGCTACTGGTTCAACCAAAAATCTCCAGAACGGCGATTATTAGAATGGTTCAAAATGATGGAATTAATTAGCCGACAACAGCATAATCCTCTGCAAATTTTTGTGGCGGTTCAAGAGGCGATCGCCTCTTGTTTGGATTTGCGGACTATCCAATATGATTTGAATCAAGATAAACTCTTACTCAATGGTCAATGCTTGTTCGAGATGAACCTATCCCAGCGTCATCTGGCGGTCCTCGTTGCCGATATTGCCTATCGTGCGGTTGTCCTCAATCCTCAGTTAAAAAAACAAGCGATTAGAGAGACCCCAGGAATCGTCCTCATTGATGATATTTGTTTACATCTTGATGCACCTATGGTAGAATCTTTGTTAAAACATCTCCCCAATATTTTTCCCTGCCTCCAGTTTATGGTAACGACCCCCCCGTTCGAGTCCGAATTTACTTCTCTTCCCTCCCTATCTCTCGTTCAACTCAAAAGCTAA
- a CDS encoding DUF3134 family protein translates to MRPVDRGSCPTDEGGGPKKFHPYDKAQKDIINRLGEYCSYCERRLSNVAIDHLLPKEWYPQCKENWDNFLPACPNCNGTKGRYMEKIWKFQKGKIPPNEKTVLAGYYWPDRHNTASIFQYKEGGLIQINPSLNLSQQQKAQNTLDLTGLQRHDEGNSDKLPTEKDRRWFHRREAWDIAVEQLKELQNNNITKKGVIRLAKALGFSSVWMTVFREDPEMLKQLIEAFPGTRKDCFDDLGHPIPLQENPPKPVENPSLRQESRYKIADVLPRSQEPSLLDWLEASGRLMSREERESDYAIDEEEIAALMSVEDTTYHDDDDDELVEED, encoded by the coding sequence ATGAGACCAGTTGACCGAGGGTCTTGTCCAACAGATGAGGGTGGTGGACCTAAAAAATTTCATCCTTATGACAAAGCACAGAAGGATATCATCAACAGACTGGGCGAATATTGTTCTTATTGTGAAAGACGCCTGAGTAATGTTGCAATCGACCATTTATTACCGAAAGAATGGTATCCTCAATGTAAAGAAAACTGGGATAATTTTTTACCGGCTTGCCCCAATTGTAATGGGACCAAAGGCCGTTATATGGAAAAAATATGGAAATTTCAGAAGGGCAAAATCCCGCCCAATGAAAAGACTGTTTTGGCGGGTTACTATTGGCCGGATCGCCACAATACAGCCAGCATTTTTCAGTATAAAGAAGGAGGATTAATTCAAATCAATCCTTCTTTAAATCTGTCTCAACAACAAAAAGCACAAAACACTCTTGACTTAACCGGGCTACAACGGCATGATGAGGGAAATTCGGACAAGTTGCCTACAGAGAAAGACCGGCGATGGTTTCACCGTCGCGAAGCTTGGGATATTGCGGTAGAACAACTTAAAGAATTACAGAACAATAATATTACTAAAAAAGGAGTCATCCGACTGGCCAAGGCTCTGGGGTTCTCGTCCGTATGGATGACAGTGTTTCGGGAAGATCCGGAGATGTTAAAGCAGTTAATCGAGGCTTTTCCTGGAACTCGCAAAGACTGTTTCGACGATTTAGGTCATCCCATCCCTCTACAGGAAAATCCACCCAAACCCGTTGAAAATCCGTCGTTGCGTCAAGAATCTCGCTATAAAATAGCAGATGTTCTGCCCCGGAGTCAAGAACCCTCTCTATTAGACTGGTTAGAAGCATCGGGGCGCTTAATGTCCCGAGAAGAGCGAGAGTCTGATTATGCAATTGATGAAGAAGAAATTGCGGCTTTAATGTCTGTGGAAGATACGACATACCATGATGATGATGATGATGAGTTAGTCGAGGAAGATTAA
- a CDS encoding GUN4 domain-containing protein, which translates to MNNNCPVCDTEYLEGEHQRCSQCGWDLTPVPGSPSSKLRKAFLVKQKIQIDWARKMWIRHQIQSEFNHQNTAENASHLEKFSLLENQFTERFNQVTIELEQAREERAYLQSQLEWISTYLQGVNFQHIETVLGQVSNWMQGSAVLPTQEETADPFYPSSEVGIDYSRLMNLLSKGKWKKADEETWAIALKAAVREEEGWLSLEDLQRFPKTDLATLDWIWDYYSHGQFGLRVQQQIWETVQGDYTEFCDRVRWRVQDNWIYYDELDFSLDAVPGHLPAIAWRKRACYGVGKSTAQEALITLFESLQNIQ; encoded by the coding sequence ATGAACAATAACTGTCCCGTTTGCGATACGGAATATTTAGAGGGAGAACATCAACGTTGTTCCCAGTGTGGATGGGATTTGACCCCAGTTCCTGGCAGTCCATCCAGCAAACTCAGAAAAGCGTTTTTAGTCAAACAAAAAATTCAGATAGACTGGGCGAGAAAAATGTGGATACGCCATCAAATACAATCGGAATTCAATCATCAGAATACGGCAGAAAACGCAAGTCATTTGGAGAAATTCTCTCTCTTAGAAAATCAGTTTACTGAACGGTTTAATCAAGTTACGATTGAGTTAGAACAAGCCCGAGAAGAACGAGCTTATCTGCAATCTCAGTTAGAATGGATTTCGACTTATTTACAGGGAGTGAATTTTCAGCACATTGAGACCGTATTAGGTCAAGTTTCTAACTGGATGCAGGGGAGTGCAGTTTTGCCAACTCAGGAAGAGACTGCTGACCCTTTTTATCCTAGTTCTGAGGTGGGAATTGATTATAGTCGGTTAATGAATTTACTCTCCAAAGGGAAATGGAAAAAAGCGGATGAAGAAACTTGGGCGATCGCCCTCAAAGCAGCGGTGCGAGAAGAGGAAGGGTGGTTAAGCTTAGAAGACTTACAAAGGTTTCCAAAAACCGATTTAGCGACCCTCGATTGGATTTGGGACTACTATAGTCATGGTCAGTTTGGATTGAGGGTACAGCAGCAAATTTGGGAAACCGTCCAAGGGGATTATACCGAATTTTGCGATCGCGTCCGTTGGCGAGTCCAGGACAACTGGATTTACTATGACGAACTTGACTTTTCCTTAGACGCTGTACCGGGTCATCTCCCGGCGATCGCATGGCGAAAACGCGCTTGTTATGGCGTCGGAAAATCCACCGCTCAAGAAGCCTTAATCACCTTATTTGAGTCTCTGCAAAATATTCAATAG
- a CDS encoding prohibitin family protein, producing MKNQYAQNIQAIVIGIVLALILLLGSSSFVIINPGEAGVLSILGKSRDGALLEGIHLKPPLISKVDVYDVTVQKFEVPAKSATRDLQDLTGRFAINFRLDPTEVVTIRRTQGSLENIVAKIIAPQTQESFKIAGAKKTAEESITQRSALKEDFDNALSGRLEKYGVIVIDTSVIDLNFSTDFAKAVEEKQIAEQRAQRAVYIAREAEQEAQADINRAQGRSEAQRLLAETLKAQGGELVLQKEAIQAWREGGAQMPKVLVLGKDAPRVPFLFNVGNVEGDS from the coding sequence TTGAAAAATCAGTACGCGCAAAATATCCAAGCGATCGTGATTGGAATTGTCTTAGCATTAATTCTGCTGCTTGGATCAAGTTCTTTTGTGATTATCAACCCTGGTGAGGCAGGTGTTCTCAGTATTCTGGGTAAATCTCGCGATGGCGCTTTACTCGAAGGAATTCACCTCAAACCGCCCTTGATTTCAAAGGTGGATGTGTATGATGTGACAGTGCAAAAGTTTGAAGTGCCTGCTAAAAGTGCCACCCGCGATTTACAGGATTTGACGGGACGGTTTGCGATTAACTTCCGTCTTGATCCCACTGAAGTGGTGACGATTCGCCGAACTCAAGGGTCTTTGGAGAATATTGTGGCGAAAATTATTGCACCTCAAACTCAGGAATCATTTAAGATAGCAGGCGCTAAAAAAACCGCAGAAGAATCGATTACTCAACGGAGTGCTTTGAAGGAAGATTTTGATAATGCTCTCAGCGGGCGATTAGAAAAATATGGGGTCATTGTCATTGATACCAGTGTGATTGATTTGAATTTTTCAACGGACTTTGCTAAGGCGGTTGAAGAGAAGCAAATTGCTGAACAACGGGCGCAACGAGCGGTTTATATTGCGCGGGAAGCGGAACAAGAAGCCCAAGCCGATATTAATCGCGCTCAAGGTCGATCGGAAGCACAAAGATTGTTAGCAGAAACTTTAAAAGCCCAAGGGGGTGAGTTAGTGCTGCAGAAAGAAGCGATTCAAGCTTGGCGCGAAGGTGGCGCTCAAATGCCGAAGGTGTTGGTGTTAGGAAAAGATGCACCCCGGGTTCCTTTTCTGTTTAATGTTGGAAATGTTGAAGGGGACTCTTAA
- a CDS encoding AAA family ATPase translates to MKVYKITTHNFKGFEQRTFELSAPFTLIIGDNGKGKTAILDALAIGISDLLSGFDEPGSSRNITNDDVRQQKYQQGETTDIQPQYPASVTCEGLFEGQEIVWGQSVTGKNQLQKDKNIENLSKQLREKADNGENIRLPLVAYYGTDRLWIPNPEPSDSPGVRTSRTQGYLNCLHPDAHVKKLIEWLKQETENSLKSGGQDGDLLLVVKNAIYDCMKAEDWDDISYVFGEAGQGDVLAKAKDGRLLPLRMLSDGVRNVLAMVADIAYRAAMLNPHFGRDAAKKTSGIVLIDEIDLHLHPSWQRHIVEDLHRTFPEIQFIATTHSPFIVQSLRKGKLLNLDPQEPSEYYDQSIEDITENVMGVELPQKSERFLKMKAAAKEYYAVLEESQDASPERKEQLKTKLDELSMPYSDNLAYHAYLELKREAAGMSEE, encoded by the coding sequence ATGAAAGTCTACAAAATCACCACTCACAACTTCAAAGGATTTGAACAGAGAACCTTTGAACTCTCCGCTCCGTTTACGCTCATCATTGGGGATAACGGCAAGGGAAAAACGGCTATCCTCGATGCCTTAGCGATTGGCATTAGCGATTTATTGTCAGGATTTGATGAACCAGGGTCTTCCCGAAATATTACGAATGATGATGTCCGTCAGCAGAAATATCAACAGGGAGAAACCACGGATATTCAACCCCAATATCCGGCTTCAGTGACTTGTGAAGGACTGTTTGAAGGACAAGAGATTGTTTGGGGCCAATCCGTAACGGGGAAAAACCAACTTCAGAAGGATAAAAATATTGAAAATTTATCAAAACAACTTCGGGAAAAAGCGGATAATGGAGAAAATATTCGGTTACCCTTAGTCGCTTATTATGGAACTGATCGCCTCTGGATTCCCAACCCTGAACCATCGGATTCCCCAGGGGTCAGGACATCTCGAACCCAAGGCTATTTAAATTGTCTGCATCCTGACGCTCATGTGAAAAAACTCATTGAATGGTTGAAGCAAGAAACAGAAAACTCGCTCAAGTCGGGAGGACAGGATGGCGATTTGCTTTTAGTCGTTAAAAATGCCATTTATGACTGCATGAAAGCCGAAGATTGGGATGATATTTCCTATGTATTTGGGGAAGCCGGACAAGGTGATGTTTTGGCTAAGGCAAAAGATGGACGCTTGTTACCCCTGCGAATGCTCAGTGATGGGGTTCGCAATGTCCTGGCAATGGTGGCAGATATCGCCTATCGTGCAGCCATGCTGAATCCTCATTTCGGTAGAGATGCCGCCAAAAAAACATCCGGTATTGTCTTAATTGACGAAATTGATTTACATCTGCATCCAAGTTGGCAACGGCATATTGTCGAAGATTTACATCGGACCTTTCCAGAAATCCAGTTTATTGCCACAACTCATTCTCCCTTTATCGTTCAGTCTCTCCGAAAGGGAAAACTGCTCAACCTAGATCCCCAAGAACCCAGCGAGTATTATGATCAAAGTATTGAGGATATTACAGAAAATGTCATGGGTGTAGAGTTACCGCAAAAAAGTGAGCGCTTTCTAAAAATGAAAGCAGCCGCTAAGGAATACTATGCCGTATTAGAGGAATCCCAAGATGCTTCGCCTGAACGAAAAGAGCAACTCAAAACTAAACTCGATGAATTATCAATGCCCTATAGTGATAACTTAGCTTATCATGCCTATTTAGAACTCAAACGGGAAGCAGCAGGAATGAGCGAGGAGTAG
- a CDS encoding hydantoinase B/oxoprolinase family protein codes for MTLINFDNRWEFWIDRGGTFTDVVAKRPDGQLIVHKVLSENPERYKDAPVQGIRELMGITGDEPIPIDQIGAIKMGTTVATNALLERKGDRTVLVITKGFKDALRIGYQNRPDIFAREILLPEMLYEQTIEVEERYSAQGEELQPVNEPPLIEELQAAYHSGIRSCAIVLMHGYRYPQHEQSIAQLAQNIGFTQVSVSHEVSPLMKLVSRGDTTVVDAYLSPILRRYVDRVSGELSSNPDALDQRLMFMQSNGGLTNARQFQGKDSILSGPAGGIVGAVETSKKAGFEKIISFDMGGTSTDVAHYNGEYEREFETEIAGVRLRTPMMSIHTVAAGGGSILFFDGSRYRVGPESAGANPGPASYRKGGPLTVTDCNVMLGKIQPQFFPKVFGINGNLPLDSEVVLDKFNQMAQQIKQSTGDDRLPEQVAAGFLAIAVENMANAIKKISLQRGYDVSEYTLCCFGGAGGQHACQIADTLGMKRVFIHPFAGVLSAYGMGLADIRTIRQRAVESPLTAELLGQLQSQLSQLEAEGKAELSQNSEETSELVSVAKLHLKYQGTDSTLIVDFADNPATLKAAFEAEHRQRYGFIKEDKSLIVETVSVEVVQQMTPPEEPTVPRRSSAVPSPIATVPMYDGGSWQETPVFERQELQPGDTITGPALIIEQTGTNAISCGWQVEITDRNYLVLNRVATAEQPRIETQAIAATNPDPVLLEIFNNLFRAIAEQMGITLQNTSSSVNIKERLDFSCAIFDRAGQLVANAPHIPVHLGSMSESVEALMNDKGKTVKPGDVYVSNNPYNGGTHLPDITVITPVFDNAGEDILFYVASRGHHADIGGITPGSMPPHSKTVVEEGVLLDNVQIVKAGKFQESHLLEILTTAEYPARNTDQNIADLQAQIAANERGVQELVKMVEYYGLKTVESYMGYVQDNAEESVRRAIAVLKNGEFTYGMDDGGEIHVKISIDKNSRSATIDFTGTSEQLNSNFNAPAAVCKAAVLYVFRTLVDDNIPLNAGCLKPLDIIIPKGSLLNPCYPAAVVAGNVETSQAIVDALYLALGVMAASQGSMNNFTFGSDRHQYYETICGGSGAGPNFHGTDAIQTHMTNSRLTDPEVLEWRFPVRLESFSIRENSGGKGQYTGGNGVIRRLRFLEPMTAAILSNHRRIPPAGLNQGGNGAIGHNLVERTDGTIEELGSTSAVQMNPGDIFAIQTPGGGGYGSLT; via the coding sequence ATGACTCTAATCAATTTTGACAATCGCTGGGAATTTTGGATTGATCGCGGGGGGACTTTTACCGATGTAGTCGCCAAGCGTCCCGATGGGCAATTGATTGTACATAAAGTGCTATCAGAAAATCCAGAACGATACAAAGATGCGCCGGTCCAAGGGATACGAGAACTGATGGGGATTACGGGGGATGAACCCATACCCATTGACCAAATTGGGGCGATTAAAATGGGAACAACGGTTGCCACCAATGCTTTATTAGAACGCAAAGGCGATCGCACAGTTCTGGTGATAACCAAAGGATTTAAAGATGCCCTAAGAATCGGCTATCAAAACCGCCCGGATATCTTCGCCCGGGAAATTTTATTGCCCGAAATGCTCTATGAACAAACCATCGAGGTAGAAGAACGCTACAGCGCCCAGGGAGAAGAATTACAACCCGTTAACGAACCGCCTTTAATCGAAGAATTACAAGCGGCATATCATAGCGGAATTAGAAGTTGTGCAATCGTTTTGATGCATGGATATCGCTATCCCCAACATGAACAAAGCATTGCTCAACTCGCTCAAAACATTGGATTTACTCAAGTCTCCGTTTCCCACGAAGTTAGTCCGTTAATGAAGCTTGTCAGTCGGGGGGATACCACCGTTGTGGATGCCTATCTTTCGCCGATTTTGCGTCGCTATGTCGATCGCGTTTCCGGAGAACTCTCTTCCAATCCCGATGCCTTAGATCAGCGTTTGATGTTCATGCAATCCAATGGCGGGTTAACCAATGCGCGACAATTTCAAGGCAAAGATAGCATCTTATCCGGTCCTGCCGGTGGGATTGTGGGGGCGGTAGAAACCAGTAAAAAGGCTGGATTTGAGAAAATTATCAGCTTTGATATGGGCGGAACTTCCACCGATGTTGCCCATTATAACGGTGAATATGAACGAGAATTTGAAACAGAAATTGCCGGAGTGCGATTAAGAACTCCGATGATGTCCATTCATACCGTTGCTGCCGGTGGCGGTTCAATCCTATTTTTTGATGGGTCACGCTATCGCGTCGGTCCCGAGTCTGCCGGGGCCAATCCTGGTCCTGCTTCCTATCGCAAAGGGGGACCATTAACCGTCACCGATTGTAATGTGATGTTAGGGAAAATTCAACCGCAATTTTTCCCAAAAGTGTTTGGGATTAATGGCAATTTACCCTTAGATTCTGAGGTGGTTCTGGACAAATTCAACCAAATGGCCCAACAGATAAAACAATCGACGGGAGATGACCGACTCCCAGAACAAGTCGCTGCCGGATTCCTGGCGATCGCTGTGGAAAATATGGCCAATGCCATTAAAAAAATCTCCCTACAACGGGGATATGATGTCTCTGAATATACCCTCTGTTGCTTTGGCGGTGCCGGAGGTCAACACGCCTGTCAAATTGCCGATACCTTGGGCATGAAACGGGTGTTTATTCATCCCTTTGCTGGGGTTTTATCCGCTTATGGCATGGGATTAGCAGATATTCGCACCATCCGCCAACGGGCCGTAGAATCTCCCTTAACTGCGGAATTGCTAGGCCAATTGCAAAGCCAATTATCCCAACTGGAAGCGGAAGGAAAAGCCGAATTAAGCCAGAACAGTGAGGAGACAAGCGAACTTGTTTCCGTTGCTAAACTGCATCTGAAATACCAAGGCACTGACTCCACCTTAATTGTCGATTTTGCTGACAATCCAGCCACCCTCAAAGCGGCATTTGAAGCGGAACACCGTCAACGATATGGATTCATCAAAGAAGACAAATCCTTAATTGTAGAAACGGTTTCCGTAGAAGTAGTCCAGCAGATGACACCCCCCGAGGAACCCACCGTTCCCCGGCGATCGTCAGCCGTTCCCTCCCCCATTGCCACCGTCCCCATGTACGATGGCGGTTCCTGGCAGGAAACCCCGGTATTTGAACGCCAAGAATTGCAACCGGGAGATACCATTACTGGACCGGCTTTAATCATAGAACAAACCGGCACAAATGCCATTTCTTGCGGTTGGCAAGTGGAAATCACGGACCGGAATTACTTAGTTTTAAACCGGGTCGCTACTGCCGAACAGCCTCGGATAGAAACTCAGGCGATCGCCGCCACCAATCCTGACCCAGTTCTGTTAGAAATCTTCAACAACTTGTTCCGCGCCATCGCCGAACAAATGGGGATTACCTTACAAAATACCTCTTCTTCCGTCAACATCAAAGAACGCCTCGATTTCTCCTGCGCCATCTTTGATCGCGCCGGTCAACTCGTGGCGAATGCTCCTCATATTCCCGTGCATTTAGGCTCAATGAGTGAAAGCGTAGAAGCCTTAATGAACGACAAAGGGAAAACCGTTAAACCCGGGGATGTTTATGTGTCCAATAATCCCTATAATGGCGGCACTCATCTCCCAGATATTACCGTAATTACCCCCGTGTTTGATAATGCCGGAGAGGACATTTTATTTTACGTCGCCTCCCGAGGACATCATGCAGATATTGGCGGCATTACCCCAGGTTCCATGCCCCCCCATAGCAAAACCGTGGTCGAAGAAGGGGTGTTGTTAGATAACGTCCAAATTGTCAAAGCTGGGAAATTCCAAGAATCCCACTTATTAGAAATTCTCACCACTGCCGAATATCCAGCGCGAAATACAGATCAAAACATTGCCGATTTACAAGCGCAAATTGCCGCCAATGAACGAGGAGTGCAAGAACTTGTAAAAATGGTGGAATACTATGGTTTAAAAACCGTAGAATCCTATATGGGATATGTTCAGGACAACGCTGAAGAATCCGTCCGACGGGCGATTGCTGTACTCAAAAATGGCGAATTTACCTACGGAATGGATGATGGCGGAGAAATCCACGTTAAAATCAGCATTGATAAAAATAGCCGCAGTGCCACTATTGATTTCACCGGCACATCGGAGCAACTCAACAGCAATTTTAACGCCCCAGCAGCAGTCTGTAAAGCGGCAGTGTTGTACGTTTTTCGCACTTTAGTAGACGATAACATTCCGCTGAATGCCGGATGTCTTAAACCCCTAGACATTATTATTCCCAAAGGCAGCTTATTAAACCCCTGCTATCCAGCAGCAGTAGTAGCGGGAAATGTGGAAACTTCTCAGGCGATCGTGGATGCCTTGTACCTCGCCCTTGGCGTAATGGCGGCATCCCAAGGGAGTATGAATAACTTTACCTTTGGCAGCGATCGCCATCAATATTACGAAACCATTTGTGGCGGTTCCGGTGCCGGTCCCAACTTCCACGGAACCGACGCCATTCAAACCCACATGACCAATTCCCGCCTCACGGATCCTGAAGTTTTAGAATGGCGATTCCCCGTCCGATTAGAAAGCTTTTCCATTCGCGAAAATAGCGGCGGAAAAGGACAATATACCGGAGGAAATGGAGTCATTCGCCGCCTACGTTTTCTGGAACCGATGACAGCAGCAATTTTATCCAATCACCGCCGCATTCCTCCTGCGGGATTAAATCAAGGCGGCAACGGTGCGATCGGGCATAATTTAGTGGAACGCACCGATGGTACAATTGAAGAATTAGGCAGCACCAGTGCGGTTCAGATGAACCCCGGAGATATCTTCGCCATTCAAACCCCAGGAGGCGGAGGTTATGGTAGTCTAACCTAG